A portion of the Chondrinema litorale genome contains these proteins:
- a CDS encoding RnfABCDGE type electron transport complex subunit B, with protein MNQLLLYTIFSLTALGIIAAVVLYFISIKFHVVEDARIAQVEDVLPNTNCGGCGLPGCKAFAESAVKSCTESGSLGDMHCPVGGNEVMKQVADALGVTVEEKDPYVAIVRCSGSFEHRPRTNVYDGIESCSLASSLYGGDTGCEFGCLGLGECVDACQFDAMYMDPVTGLPVVDEEKCTACNACVTACPKNIITLWPKGRRNRRIYVGCLNTDKAGVARKVCEVSCSGCAKCADVCKYDAVSIENNLATIDPELCKLCRKCEDVCDAHNIITANFPEKKKKTTDAASDDKPDRRASKRNKETV; from the coding sequence ATGAATCAACTATTGCTATATACCATCTTTTCACTCACCGCATTGGGCATTATTGCAGCAGTAGTACTATACTTTATATCAATAAAATTCCATGTGGTTGAAGACGCTAGAATTGCACAAGTAGAAGATGTGCTACCCAATACCAATTGTGGGGGATGTGGTTTGCCTGGATGTAAAGCTTTTGCAGAGTCGGCAGTTAAGAGCTGTACAGAAAGTGGCTCTCTAGGAGATATGCATTGCCCGGTTGGTGGAAACGAAGTAATGAAACAAGTAGCCGATGCATTGGGAGTTACTGTAGAAGAAAAAGACCCATACGTGGCAATTGTTCGTTGCTCAGGCTCTTTTGAACACAGACCGAGAACCAACGTGTACGATGGTATCGAAAGTTGTTCTTTAGCATCAAGTCTGTATGGTGGAGATACTGGTTGTGAGTTCGGTTGTTTGGGTTTAGGAGAATGTGTAGATGCTTGCCAGTTCGATGCCATGTATATGGATCCAGTTACAGGTTTACCAGTGGTAGATGAAGAAAAATGTACCGCTTGTAATGCTTGTGTAACTGCCTGCCCTAAAAACATAATCACACTCTGGCCAAAAGGAAGAAGAAACAGACGCATATACGTAGGCTGCCTCAATACAGATAAAGCAGGGGTAGCCAGAAAAGTATGTGAGGTTTCTTGCTCAGGTTGTGCCAAATGTGCCGATGTATGCAAGTACGATGCAGTAAGTATAGAAAACAATCTGGCGACCATAGATCCGGAACTTTGCAAATTATGTAGAAAATGCGAAGATGTTTGTGATGCGCACAACATCATTACAGCAAATTTCCCTGAAAAGAAAAAGAAAACAACAGATGCTGCTTCTGACGACAAGCCTGACAGAAGAGCTTCGAAAAGAAATAAGGAAACAGTTTAA
- a CDS encoding SoxR reducing system RseC family protein: MSVTRSTSEIIEHKGLIRAINNGRAEVSLFDVSGCSSCAIKSACNTFSADEAQQEKIVAVPVNTKSFHVGEVVQVEMDYSQGMLALFWAYIFPLFLLLAGIIIPLENGFNELRASLIALSILPVYYLLLLMFRSFFSKKFQFRIKKT; this comes from the coding sequence ATGTCAGTAACTAGATCAACATCTGAAATTATTGAACATAAAGGCCTTATTAGAGCAATTAATAATGGTCGCGCAGAAGTGAGTCTATTCGACGTTTCTGGCTGTTCATCTTGTGCCATTAAAAGTGCCTGTAATACTTTTTCAGCAGATGAGGCTCAACAAGAGAAAATTGTAGCAGTTCCTGTTAACACAAAAAGTTTTCATGTTGGCGAGGTAGTGCAGGTCGAAATGGATTACTCGCAAGGTATGTTAGCACTATTCTGGGCTTATATTTTCCCTCTATTTTTACTGCTTGCAGGTATTATTATTCCATTAGAAAATGGATTTAACGAGTTAAGAGCTTCTTTAATAGCCCTCAGTATTTTACCTGTTTACTACTTGCTACTATTAATGTTCAGATCATTTTTTTCTAAAAAATTTCAGTTTCGGATTAAGAAAACATAA
- a CDS encoding DUF6141 family protein, translated as MNSTEIIFAEKQRFRSPWLWGLLLPVTSIFLYGVVRKVFYDIDFIINMPEITLYLSSAVLLSLVIVFYYLEMETQVKEDGIYLRLGLLKGEFKYIPFSEVTSYKVVKYNVWEKGGRGVCQTENTLAFTVVGNTAMEFTLLHGKTLLVGTSDAEDFFRSLNKMRIFN; from the coding sequence ATGAACTCTACAGAAATTATCTTTGCTGAAAAACAACGGTTTCGCTCACCCTGGCTTTGGGGATTGCTCTTACCAGTTACAAGTATTTTTCTTTATGGGGTTGTGAGAAAGGTTTTTTACGATATTGATTTTATCATTAATATGCCAGAAATAACCCTGTATTTGTCTAGCGCTGTTTTGCTGTCTTTGGTTATTGTTTTCTATTACTTGGAAATGGAAACTCAGGTAAAAGAAGACGGTATTTATTTAAGGTTGGGATTGCTAAAAGGAGAATTTAAATATATTCCATTTTCTGAGGTAACATCGTACAAAGTGGTTAAATATAATGTATGGGAGAAAGGCGGCAGAGGTGTTTGTCAAACAGAGAATACATTAGCATTTACAGTGGTTGGCAATACAGCCATGGAATTTACCTTGTTGCATGGTAAAACTTTGCTGGTAGGCACATCAGATGCAGAAGATTTCTTTAGAAGCCTCAATAAAATGCGTATATTTAATTAA
- a CDS encoding flavodoxin, protein MAKVGIFYGSTDGNTERVVGKIQKALGGEDVAALLNVDSASAEDFDDFENIILACPTWEIGELQEDWDTFIDELDDIDFSGKKVTFVGTGDADGYPDTFVDAPGIIYDRIKDSRATFVGAWPVDGYDFEESKAVVNEGEFLGLIIDEDNHSELTDGRVEKWVEQITKEFDLEAASV, encoded by the coding sequence ATGGCAAAGGTAGGAATTTTTTACGGCTCAACTGATGGTAATACAGAAAGAGTTGTTGGTAAAATACAAAAAGCATTAGGTGGTGAAGATGTAGCTGCTTTATTAAATGTTGATTCAGCATCTGCTGAAGATTTTGATGATTTTGAAAATATAATATTAGCCTGCCCAACATGGGAAATTGGTGAATTACAAGAAGATTGGGATACATTTATTGATGAATTAGATGATATTGATTTTAGTGGTAAAAAAGTAACTTTTGTGGGTACAGGTGATGCAGATGGCTACCCAGATACTTTTGTAGATGCGCCAGGTATTATTTACGATAGAATAAAAGATAGCAGAGCTACATTTGTAGGTGCATGGCCAGTAGATGGATATGATTTTGAAGAATCTAAAGCTGTGGTTAACGAAGGCGAATTTCTTGGCTTAATCATCGATGAAGATAACCATTCTGAATTAACAGATGGACGTGTTGAGAAATGGGTAGAACAAATTACCAAAGAATTTGACTTAGAAGCAGCTAGTGTTTAA
- a CDS encoding dihydroorotate dehydrogenase-like protein: MIDLTTKYMGITLKNPLIVGASNLVQDVKNLKKLEQVGASAIVYKSLFEEQIQLESLEMQHDLESYENWDPEHATLFPDIEHAGPAEFLMHLKEAREAVQIPMFASLNAVYEASWIEYAKKISETGVAGIELNFYHNENDFDKTPDQIEKEQLHIIKKVKEVVDIPVSVKLSPYYTNSLRMVKQFDRAGADAFILFNRLFQPDIDIENEEHHFPYNFSGRNDNRLALRYAGLLHDNVRGSICSNTGIHSGSDVIKMLLAGADAVQVVSTIYRKGISHIATMLGALEEWMIEKGYEKLSDFKGNLSSKKMQHDLFTYKRAQYVDILLKSENFNKYHPKNEGELTSEEQW, translated from the coding sequence ATGATAGACCTCACCACAAAATATATGGGGATAACCCTCAAAAATCCCTTAATAGTTGGCGCAAGTAATCTAGTTCAGGATGTAAAAAACCTGAAAAAACTTGAGCAGGTTGGCGCCTCTGCCATCGTTTACAAATCTTTATTTGAGGAGCAAATTCAACTGGAATCTTTAGAAATGCAGCACGATCTGGAATCTTACGAAAACTGGGATCCTGAGCATGCTACATTATTTCCAGATATAGAACATGCTGGTCCGGCAGAATTTTTAATGCACTTAAAAGAAGCTAGAGAAGCTGTGCAAATACCAATGTTTGCAAGCTTAAATGCGGTTTATGAAGCATCTTGGATAGAGTATGCTAAGAAAATTAGTGAAACTGGTGTAGCCGGAATCGAATTGAATTTTTACCATAACGAAAATGATTTCGACAAAACACCAGATCAAATTGAAAAAGAACAACTACACATTATAAAGAAAGTAAAAGAAGTAGTTGATATACCAGTGAGCGTAAAACTCAGCCCTTATTATACCAACTCATTAAGAATGGTGAAACAGTTTGATAGAGCAGGTGCAGATGCATTCATTCTGTTTAATAGATTGTTTCAACCAGATATAGATATAGAAAACGAGGAACATCATTTCCCTTATAATTTTAGTGGCAGAAATGATAACAGACTTGCTTTAAGATATGCCGGTTTGCTTCACGATAACGTTCGGGGATCAATTTGTAGCAATACTGGTATTCACAGTGGTTCAGATGTGATTAAAATGCTATTAGCAGGTGCAGATGCCGTACAGGTAGTAAGTACCATTTACCGTAAAGGTATTTCACATATTGCTACTATGCTAGGTGCATTAGAAGAATGGATGATTGAGAAAGGATATGAAAAACTATCTGATTTTAAAGGAAATCTATCTAGTAAAAAGATGCAACACGACCTGTTTACATACAAAAGAGCACAGTATGTAGATATCCTTCTTAAATCAGAAAACTTTAACAAATATCATCCAAAAAACGAAGGGGAGTTGACCAGTGAAGAGCAATGGTGA
- the nifJ gene encoding pyruvate:ferredoxin (flavodoxin) oxidoreductase: MNQEKKFITCDGNTAASNIAYAFSEVAAIYPITPSSDMGEKADAWSAQGKKNIFGETLQVVEMQSEAGAAGAIHGSLTGGALTTTFTASQGLLLMLPNMYKIAGELLPTVFHVSARSIAAQSLSIFGDHSDVMSARMTGFAMLSSANVQEAQDLAAVAHLAALESSIPFLHFFDGFRTSHSIQKIESVNYETLKSMLNMEHVEKFREGALKPDNPVCKVGAQNPDVYFQGRETVNRFYDALPAIVKKYMDLYAEKTGRKYELFEYTGAEDAEKIVIAMGSAVDTIDETLEYLNVKGEKVGALKVRLYRPFSAKDFVDKIPATVKKIAVLDRTKEPGAPGEPLYLDVCAALKGRDVEIIGGRYGLSSKEFTPSMVKAVFDHLENNGWHDFTVGINDDVTHCSIEVKEYIDTEQENIIRCKFWGYGSDGTVSANKNAVKIIGEKTSKFVQGYFQYDSNKSGGYTVSHLRFGDKPIKSEYLLNNAEFIALHRQQYIGKYDILEGITEGGTFLLNTSKSPDKVFDLFTEDMQNAIREKNVKVYVIDASKIAKKVGLGGRINSVMQTAFFKLSGVLPEKEAIEMIKKYIESQFMRKGKEIVEMNWLAIDAAVDAIEEVAIPETSEKFAEMSPVVPEGSGEFAEKIMDPVLRLKGDNIPVSLMPINGAIPTATKKLERKGKPGNSIKWVEKLPFVSECNTSEPYFEHPGSCLGCGETPYIHVVTQLFGDRMMIANATGCSSIFGGTFPSTPYTKDENGRGPAWANSLFEDNAEYGYGMRLAVDSNRQQLKTNLNNLAQLAVNEPLTQAVQKCLYYWEDVNNDAKVAAEELKGLLPEALKNADENAKPVIAKVIELQDYIVDKSVWIFGGDGWAYDIGFGGLDHIMASNKNVNVLVMDTEVYSNTGGQASKATPRGAVAKFAANGKQLGKKNLGLMMTTYGNAYVASVNMGMNREQAAQALVEAEKHEGPSIVIAYSPCIAHGYDMKLTKKQSEKATKSGYWPLYRFNPELREDGLNPFIWETEEANEEFATYVGNEIRYRTLQRANPEEAKKLLKLAKEDNKRRFDDLKHLMEEQ; this comes from the coding sequence ATGAACCAGGAGAAAAAATTTATTACCTGCGACGGAAATACCGCGGCGTCGAATATAGCTTATGCTTTTAGTGAGGTAGCGGCTATATACCCGATCACTCCATCTTCAGATATGGGTGAGAAAGCGGATGCCTGGTCTGCCCAGGGAAAGAAAAACATTTTTGGAGAAACTTTACAAGTTGTAGAGATGCAGTCAGAAGCTGGAGCAGCCGGAGCAATTCACGGCTCTTTAACTGGTGGAGCGCTAACTACAACTTTTACTGCTTCTCAAGGTTTGTTATTGATGCTGCCAAATATGTATAAAATTGCTGGTGAGTTATTACCAACAGTTTTTCATGTTTCTGCCAGATCAATAGCAGCTCAATCACTTTCTATTTTTGGTGACCATTCCGATGTGATGTCGGCTAGGATGACAGGCTTTGCTATGTTGTCTTCTGCCAATGTACAAGAAGCTCAAGATTTAGCAGCAGTTGCCCATCTTGCTGCATTAGAATCTAGCATTCCATTCCTACACTTTTTCGATGGCTTCCGTACTTCTCACTCTATTCAAAAAATTGAGTCTGTAAATTACGAAACACTTAAAAGCATGCTGAATATGGAGCATGTCGAGAAATTTAGAGAAGGAGCATTAAAACCAGACAATCCGGTTTGTAAAGTTGGTGCCCAAAACCCGGATGTTTATTTCCAAGGAAGAGAAACTGTAAACCGCTTCTACGATGCACTTCCTGCTATTGTAAAGAAATACATGGATTTGTATGCCGAAAAAACAGGTAGAAAATACGAACTGTTTGAATACACTGGTGCCGAAGATGCTGAAAAAATCGTGATTGCAATGGGTTCTGCTGTAGATACTATAGACGAAACACTGGAATACCTCAATGTAAAAGGAGAAAAAGTTGGTGCACTAAAAGTAAGATTATACAGACCATTCTCAGCAAAAGACTTTGTAGATAAAATACCTGCAACAGTTAAGAAAATTGCTGTACTAGACAGAACTAAAGAACCGGGTGCACCGGGTGAACCGCTTTACCTAGATGTTTGCGCTGCACTTAAAGGAAGAGATGTAGAGATTATTGGAGGTCGTTACGGACTATCTTCTAAAGAGTTTACTCCTTCTATGGTGAAAGCTGTTTTTGATCATCTAGAAAACAATGGCTGGCACGACTTTACAGTAGGTATCAATGATGATGTAACTCATTGCTCAATCGAAGTAAAAGAATACATAGATACAGAACAAGAAAATATTATCCGTTGCAAGTTCTGGGGTTATGGTTCAGATGGTACAGTAAGTGCCAACAAAAATGCAGTAAAAATTATCGGTGAGAAAACCAGTAAATTCGTTCAGGGTTACTTCCAATACGACTCTAACAAATCTGGTGGCTATACAGTCTCTCACTTGCGTTTTGGTGACAAGCCAATCAAATCAGAATACTTATTGAACAATGCTGAGTTTATCGCACTACACAGACAGCAATACATCGGCAAGTATGATATTCTAGAAGGTATTACAGAAGGTGGTACATTCTTATTAAATACAAGTAAGTCTCCTGATAAAGTATTCGATCTTTTCACAGAAGATATGCAAAATGCTATCAGAGAGAAAAATGTGAAAGTATATGTAATTGATGCTTCTAAAATTGCTAAAAAAGTTGGTTTAGGTGGTAGAATCAACAGTGTAATGCAAACAGCTTTCTTTAAACTCTCTGGTGTACTTCCTGAAAAAGAAGCCATCGAGATGATTAAGAAATACATAGAAAGCCAGTTTATGCGCAAAGGCAAAGAGATCGTAGAAATGAACTGGTTAGCGATTGATGCTGCTGTAGATGCCATTGAAGAAGTAGCCATCCCTGAAACCTCAGAAAAATTTGCAGAGATGAGTCCTGTTGTTCCAGAAGGTTCTGGTGAATTTGCAGAAAAAATAATGGATCCTGTACTTAGATTGAAAGGAGATAACATTCCTGTTTCTTTAATGCCGATTAATGGAGCCATTCCAACAGCAACCAAAAAACTTGAGCGCAAAGGTAAACCGGGTAATTCAATTAAATGGGTTGAAAAACTGCCATTTGTAAGTGAATGCAACACTAGCGAACCTTACTTTGAGCACCCAGGTAGCTGCTTAGGTTGTGGCGAAACTCCTTACATCCACGTAGTAACTCAGTTATTTGGTGATAGAATGATGATTGCCAATGCTACTGGTTGTTCTTCAATATTTGGTGGTACTTTCCCATCTACTCCTTATACTAAAGACGAAAATGGTAGAGGTCCAGCTTGGGCAAACTCATTATTCGAAGACAACGCAGAATATGGTTACGGAATGCGTTTAGCGGTTGATTCTAACAGACAACAACTCAAAACCAACTTAAATAATCTGGCACAATTGGCAGTAAATGAGCCACTTACTCAGGCAGTTCAAAAGTGTTTGTATTATTGGGAAGATGTAAATAACGATGCGAAAGTAGCTGCTGAAGAATTGAAAGGTTTATTACCAGAAGCATTAAAAAATGCTGATGAAAATGCGAAACCAGTAATTGCCAAAGTAATAGAGCTACAAGATTACATAGTTGATAAGAGTGTTTGGATATTTGGTGGCGATGGTTGGGCATACGACATCGGTTTCGGTGGACTCGACCACATTATGGCATCAAACAAAAATGTGAATGTGCTTGTAATGGATACTGAGGTTTACTCAAACACTGGTGGACAAGCTTCTAAAGCAACACCAAGAGGTGCGGTTGCCAAGTTTGCGGCCAATGGTAAACAACTAGGTAAGAAGAACCTTGGTTTAATGATGACCACCTACGGCAACGCTTATGTGGCTTCTGTAAACATGGGTATGAACAGAGAACAAGCAGCACAAGCACTGGTAGAAGCTGAAAAACACGAAGGGCCATCAATCGTGATTGCTTACTCACCTTGTATAGCTCACGGTTACGATATGAAGTTAACCAAAAAGCAATCTGAAAAAGCAACTAAGTCTGGCTACTGGCCGCTATATCGATTCAATCCTGAGTTGAGAGAAGATGGATTAAATCCATTTATCTGGGAAACTGAAGAAGCTAATGAAGAATTTGCTACTTATGTAGGTAATGAGATTAGATACAGAACCTTGCAAAGAGCAAATCCTGAAGAGGCTAAGAAGTTACTAAAACTCGCTAAGGAAGACAACAAACGTCGTTTCGATGATTTAAAACATCTCATGGAAGAACAATGA
- a CDS encoding MBL fold metallo-hydrolase translates to MDIRIRFLGAAGTVTGSKYLLEIDDHKIMVDCGLFQGLKELRLKNREDFPVNPKEIEAIVLTHAHLDHSGYLPKLCKEGFSGPIYCTEATADLVKLLLLDSAKLMEEEADYAKKKGYSKHENPEPLYRTEDVEKVLPLLRKFPFKKQVSVIDRVQATFYNAGHILGAASVELEVTGIEQKKKLVFSGDIGRYEEPILYEPDVVKEADILLIESTYGNRKNPQGNPVEKLADAINKTFDRGGCVMIPAFAVGRTQNLLYYLKEALDQKLIPEVPVFMDSPMAIAATELYVNHAAYHKLSAKDINEEDSFLSFRRNLQIVRSHEASMSINYVQKDAIIVSASGMMTGGRILHHLYNRLPHKNDTLLLVGYQAEGTRGRRIANGEETIKIFGQMVPVNCEVVVIDGLSAHADQDELLRWTSSIEMHPKRTFIVHGEKESATVFSELLNETYGWNTEVPAYLDSYELFKGI, encoded by the coding sequence ATGGATATCAGAATTAGATTTTTGGGTGCTGCCGGAACCGTAACAGGCTCAAAATATTTGCTTGAAATAGATGACCATAAGATCATGGTCGATTGTGGTTTGTTTCAGGGGTTGAAAGAGCTGCGCCTAAAAAACAGAGAAGATTTTCCTGTTAATCCAAAAGAGATAGAAGCCATTGTGCTCACACATGCGCACTTAGACCACAGTGGCTATTTACCCAAATTATGCAAGGAAGGATTTAGTGGTCCGATCTATTGTACTGAAGCAACGGCAGATTTAGTGAAGCTTTTGTTGCTAGACTCAGCCAAGTTGATGGAAGAAGAAGCCGATTATGCCAAAAAGAAAGGCTACTCCAAACACGAAAACCCTGAACCATTATACCGTACAGAAGATGTAGAGAAAGTATTGCCTTTGCTGAGGAAGTTTCCTTTTAAAAAACAGGTTTCTGTAATCGATCGAGTACAAGCTACTTTTTACAATGCAGGCCACATTTTGGGGGCTGCTAGTGTCGAACTCGAAGTAACTGGCATCGAGCAAAAGAAAAAGTTAGTGTTTTCTGGTGATATTGGTAGGTACGAAGAACCAATTCTTTATGAGCCAGATGTGGTAAAAGAAGCTGATATTTTATTGATTGAATCTACTTATGGTAATCGTAAAAATCCGCAAGGCAATCCAGTTGAGAAGTTGGCTGATGCTATTAACAAAACATTTGATAGAGGAGGATGTGTAATGATTCCGGCATTTGCAGTTGGCAGAACACAAAACCTACTTTATTATCTCAAAGAAGCTTTAGACCAAAAGTTAATACCAGAAGTGCCGGTTTTTATGGATAGCCCGATGGCAATTGCAGCAACAGAGTTGTATGTCAATCATGCAGCTTACCATAAGCTCTCAGCCAAAGATATTAATGAAGAAGATTCATTTTTGTCCTTTAGAAGAAACCTACAAATAGTTCGATCACATGAAGCATCAATGTCGATTAATTATGTGCAAAAAGATGCGATAATAGTTTCTGCCAGTGGTATGATGACGGGAGGTAGAATTCTTCATCACCTTTACAATCGCTTGCCGCATAAAAACGATACTTTACTTTTGGTAGGTTATCAGGCAGAAGGCACAAGGGGTAGAAGAATTGCCAATGGAGAAGAAACCATTAAAATTTTCGGACAAATGGTTCCTGTTAACTGTGAAGTGGTTGTGATAGATGGGTTATCGGCACATGCAGACCAAGATGAATTACTCCGCTGGACCTCAAGTATTGAGATGCATCCCAAACGGACCTTCATAGTTCATGGTGAAAAAGAAAGCGCTACAGTATTTTCTGAGTTGCTAAACGAAACTTATGGCTGGAATACAGAAGTGCCTGCATACCTCGACTCTTACGAACTGTTTAAAGGAATCTAA
- a CDS encoding AMP-binding protein: MEELKTTQAISEASATHVKPIISKFYHWEKTTPDKTYLRQPYGNTWKEYSWKETGLQARKMATALIEMGYDKSTPIGIVSKNCAHWLIADLAIIMSNNYSVPFYPNLTAQQLEHVLEHSYTKVLFVGKLDNWDEMREGIPGDVRCIALPDSPATELESWDEIIKDKEPLQGEFTPNVHDISSIIYTSGTTGRPKGVIHTHYGLAITMESVMKTIPLEKIGQKYFSYLPLCHVAERAIIQVWCLYSGGMVSFVENIDTFMQNLQDTQPTIFFAVPRIWTKFQMGVLEKMPQNKLNILLNIPLISNFVRQKIKKGLGLSQAEMVFTAAAPTPKSLHSWYNKLGLKLQELYGMTENAGACTLMRKDAYKPGTVGQPYPGVDLKIDDETGEILMKSEWIMKGYFREPAMTADMIKNGYLHTGDMGEIDEEGHLKITGRVKDIFKTAKGEYVVPGPIEWKFAADSFVEQVCVMGSGLPQPIALVILSAIGKNASREAVEHSLATMLTLINAEQVNYERIKKIVILDDDWSIENGILTPTLKIKRNLIDSRYLEKAEKWYELKDNIIWA; encoded by the coding sequence ATGGAAGAACTGAAAACAACACAGGCTATCTCAGAGGCATCAGCAACACATGTAAAACCTATAATTAGCAAGTTTTACCACTGGGAAAAAACAACCCCAGATAAAACCTATTTGCGCCAACCCTATGGAAATACGTGGAAAGAATATTCGTGGAAAGAGACTGGGTTGCAAGCCAGAAAAATGGCAACGGCACTTATCGAAATGGGTTACGATAAAAGTACGCCAATTGGAATAGTATCGAAAAACTGTGCTCATTGGCTTATAGCCGATCTAGCAATTATAATGAGTAATAATTATTCTGTTCCGTTTTATCCCAACTTAACTGCACAACAATTAGAACATGTACTTGAGCACTCATACACAAAAGTATTGTTTGTGGGTAAGCTAGATAACTGGGATGAAATGCGAGAAGGAATACCTGGTGATGTGAGATGTATTGCATTGCCTGATAGCCCAGCAACTGAACTCGAAAGTTGGGATGAGATTATTAAAGACAAAGAACCACTTCAAGGTGAATTTACACCCAATGTACACGATATAAGCTCTATTATTTACACCTCTGGCACTACAGGTAGACCTAAAGGTGTTATACACACTCATTATGGACTTGCTATTACGATGGAATCTGTAATGAAAACAATTCCATTAGAGAAAATTGGGCAAAAGTATTTCTCTTATCTACCCTTATGCCATGTAGCTGAAAGAGCCATAATACAGGTTTGGTGCTTGTATTCTGGAGGAATGGTTTCTTTTGTTGAGAACATAGATACTTTCATGCAAAACCTTCAGGATACTCAACCAACCATATTTTTTGCTGTGCCTCGTATTTGGACAAAATTCCAAATGGGTGTGCTAGAAAAAATGCCTCAAAATAAATTAAATATCCTGTTAAACATTCCATTGATATCCAATTTTGTAAGACAAAAAATAAAAAAAGGTCTTGGTTTGAGTCAAGCAGAAATGGTATTTACAGCGGCAGCACCAACGCCTAAATCACTACACAGTTGGTACAATAAACTAGGACTGAAATTACAAGAACTGTATGGAATGACAGAAAATGCAGGAGCATGTACTTTGATGAGAAAAGATGCTTACAAACCTGGAACTGTTGGCCAGCCGTACCCGGGAGTGGATTTAAAAATTGATGATGAAACTGGTGAAATTCTAATGAAATCGGAATGGATCATGAAAGGTTATTTCCGTGAGCCAGCCATGACTGCTGATATGATTAAAAATGGATATCTCCACACAGGAGATATGGGAGAAATAGATGAAGAAGGCCACCTAAAAATTACGGGAAGAGTAAAAGATATTTTTAAAACTGCAAAAGGTGAATATGTTGTTCCCGGGCCTATTGAATGGAAGTTTGCCGCTGACTCTTTTGTAGAGCAAGTTTGCGTAATGGGAAGTGGCTTACCTCAACCGATCGCTTTGGTAATACTTTCTGCCATTGGCAAGAATGCTTCTAGAGAAGCAGTTGAACATAGCCTTGCGACAATGCTTACCTTAATTAATGCTGAACAGGTAAATTACGAAAGGATTAAAAAGATCGTGATTTTAGATGATGATTGGAGCATAGAGAATGGCATTCTCACTCCTACATTAAAAATCAAAAGAAACTTGATTGATAGCCGTTATCTGGAAAAAGCAGAGAAATGGTATGAGTTGAAAGACAACATTATCTGGGCTTAG